A DNA window from Vagococcus penaei contains the following coding sequences:
- the rpoD gene encoding RNA polymerase sigma factor RpoD, whose amino-acid sequence MGIEGVNNQVTYKKTVEAFIRQNKAKGQVFYNELTDTIATPYELDADQMDVLIQKVEDAGISVVDENGEPSEHSIRVLKKNEEKTDEKEKEKEEDLIAPAGVKINDPVRMYLKEIGRVPLLKADEEVTLALRIKEGDPEAKQELAEANLRLVVSIAKRYVGRGMQFLDLIQEGNMGLMKAVEKFDHEKGFKFSTYATWWIRQAITRAIADQARTIRIPVHMVETINKLIRIQRQLLQDLGREPTPEEIGAEMELSPEKVREILKIAQEPVSLETPIGEEDDSHLGDFIEDQEATSPADHAAYELLKEQLESVLDTLTDREENVLRLRFGLDDGRTRTLEEVGRVFGVTRERIRQIEAKALRKLRHPSRSKQLKDFLE is encoded by the coding sequence ATGGGTATTGAAGGAGTAAATAACCAGGTAACTTACAAAAAAACGGTTGAGGCCTTTATTCGACAAAACAAAGCTAAAGGGCAAGTGTTTTATAATGAGTTAACAGATACTATTGCTACTCCTTATGAATTAGACGCAGACCAAATGGATGTATTAATTCAAAAAGTTGAGGATGCAGGTATCAGTGTTGTTGATGAAAATGGTGAGCCTAGTGAACATAGTATCCGTGTATTAAAGAAAAACGAAGAAAAAACGGATGAAAAGGAAAAGGAAAAAGAAGAAGATTTAATTGCACCAGCTGGGGTTAAAATTAATGATCCAGTCCGTATGTACTTAAAAGAAATCGGCCGTGTCCCATTATTAAAAGCTGATGAAGAAGTAACTTTAGCGCTACGTATTAAAGAAGGCGATCCAGAAGCTAAACAAGAATTAGCCGAGGCTAACTTACGTTTAGTGGTTAGTATTGCTAAACGGTATGTAGGTCGTGGTATGCAGTTCCTTGACTTAATTCAAGAAGGTAATATGGGTTTAATGAAAGCTGTTGAAAAATTCGACCATGAAAAAGGCTTTAAATTTTCAACTTATGCAACATGGTGGATTCGTCAAGCAATCACTCGTGCTATCGCTGACCAAGCTAGAACAATTCGTATTCCTGTTCATATGGTTGAAACTATCAATAAATTGATTCGCATTCAACGTCAATTGTTACAAGATTTAGGGCGCGAACCAACACCTGAAGAAATCGGAGCTGAAATGGAATTATCACCTGAAAAAGTACGTGAGATTCTTAAAATTGCACAAGAGCCAGTTTCTTTAGAAACACCAATTGGTGAAGAAGATGATTCTCATTTAGGAGACTTTATTGAAGATCAAGAGGCAACTAGTCCTGCTGATCATGCGGCTTACGAATTACTTAAAGAACAACTAGAAAGTGTCTTAGATACTTTAACGGACCGAGAAGAAAATGTTCTACGTTTACGTTTTGGTTTAGATGATGGCCGTACTCGGACGTTAGAAGAAGTTGGTCGTGTCTTTGGTGTGACACGTGAACGTATTCGTCAAATTGAAGCAAAAGCATTAAGAAAATTACGCCATCCATCACGCTCTAAACAATTAAAAGACTTTTTAGAATAA
- the dnaG gene encoding DNA primase produces the protein MAQLIPENIIESVRNQTNIVDIVSQYVQLKKSGKNYLGLCPFHDEKTPSFSVAEDKQIFHCFGCGKGGNVFTFIQEIEGLNFPQSVSKVAELGNIQVEYDLTVADRSTGPDESTEAANLIKLHEKAADFYHHILLNTKIGVDALDYLINRGLDLDTIKEFKIGFSPMDRQILSKVVQQDDIESTIMEKSGLFFQTDNGDWLDRFYQRIMFPITNDKGRIVGFSGRILLNDQYDLSDQPKYLNSPETALFNKRHVLFHYHESRSTIRKTSEVILFEGFMDVIAAWKSGITNGVASMGTSLTTDQVQMLARVAETVVICYDGDRAGTEASLRAIDILSTQSASTIQLVSIPYQMDPDDYRKQYGEVALAELLKNQRITVLQFKLNYLRQGKRLDNESDKLTYIDEVLDELAQGSSLIEADLIVTQLANEFGLTKNALQSEFQAKRQQLKQQRQREHVNSRPAKVTEEFHVAKRQINQVEKAEMLLLFRLLNEKSLLQFFNERDDASFYHDVYQELFIHMTSYLTIHGTIKIADFLDYLKEPNLKNRLIELTMQEFSQESSQQELLDCLTVIKQAKIQKKIQEKRLEQQEALKLGNKELEMETTIAIIQLQRQLKNI, from the coding sequence TTGGCGCAATTAATTCCCGAAAACATAATTGAGTCTGTCAGAAATCAAACAAATATTGTTGATATTGTGAGTCAATACGTGCAACTCAAAAAATCAGGTAAAAACTATTTAGGTTTGTGTCCTTTTCATGATGAAAAAACGCCGTCTTTTTCTGTCGCTGAGGACAAACAAATATTTCATTGTTTTGGATGTGGCAAAGGTGGTAATGTTTTTACCTTTATTCAAGAAATTGAGGGCTTAAATTTCCCACAATCTGTTTCTAAAGTCGCTGAACTTGGAAATATTCAAGTTGAGTATGACTTGACAGTAGCTGACAGGTCAACAGGACCTGATGAATCAACGGAAGCCGCTAATTTAATTAAATTACATGAAAAAGCTGCTGATTTTTATCATCATATTTTACTTAATACGAAAATTGGTGTAGATGCTTTAGATTATTTAATAAATCGAGGTCTAGATTTAGACACGATTAAAGAGTTTAAAATTGGTTTTTCACCGATGGATCGTCAAATTTTATCAAAAGTAGTTCAACAAGATGATATTGAATCAACGATAATGGAAAAAAGTGGTTTGTTCTTCCAAACGGATAATGGTGACTGGCTTGATCGATTTTATCAAAGGATTATGTTTCCAATTACTAATGATAAAGGTCGAATTGTCGGTTTTTCTGGCCGGATTTTATTGAATGATCAGTATGATTTATCTGATCAACCAAAGTATTTAAATAGTCCTGAAACGGCATTGTTTAACAAACGCCATGTTTTATTTCATTACCATGAATCACGATCGACGATTAGAAAAACCAGTGAAGTGATTTTATTTGAAGGTTTTATGGATGTTATTGCTGCTTGGAAGTCTGGAATTACGAACGGTGTAGCATCCATGGGGACAAGTCTGACAACTGATCAAGTTCAGATGCTAGCACGAGTGGCCGAAACAGTGGTGATTTGTTATGATGGAGATCGTGCTGGGACTGAAGCTAGTCTACGTGCAATTGATATTCTAAGCACACAGAGTGCTTCTACCATTCAATTGGTCTCTATTCCTTATCAAATGGATCCAGATGATTATCGTAAACAGTACGGTGAAGTAGCTTTAGCTGAATTGTTGAAAAATCAGCGCATAACTGTGTTGCAATTCAAATTGAACTATCTGCGACAAGGTAAACGTTTAGACAATGAATCTGATAAATTGACTTACATTGATGAAGTGCTTGATGAACTAGCGCAAGGGTCTTCTTTAATTGAAGCAGATTTAATCGTCACGCAGTTGGCAAATGAATTTGGACTGACTAAAAATGCTTTGCAATCTGAATTTCAAGCCAAACGCCAACAACTAAAACAGCAGCGACAACGTGAACACGTTAATTCTCGTCCAGCGAAAGTAACTGAGGAATTTCATGTAGCTAAGCGTCAAATCAACCAAGTTGAAAAAGCTGAAATGTTGTTGCTTTTCCGCTTATTAAATGAAAAGAGTTTGCTGCAATTTTTTAATGAAAGGGATGATGCGTCATTCTATCATGACGTGTATCAGGAACTATTTATTCACATGACTAGTTATCTAACCATCCATGGAACCATTAAAATAGCTGATTTTTTAGATTACTTAAAGGAGCCAAATTTAAAGAATCGATTGATTGAGTTGACAATGCAAGAATTTAGTCAAGAAAGTAGCCAACAAGAATTACTGGATTGTTTGACGGTGATTAAACAGGCAAAAATTCAAAAAAAAATTCAAGAAAAGCGCCTCGAACAACAAGAGGCCTTGAAATTAGGTAATAAAGAGTTAGAAATGGAAACAACAATTGCGATTATTCAATTACAACGGCAATTGAAAAATATATAG
- a CDS encoding cation-translocating P-type ATPase, with the protein MIKERMKTKLTGLSASDVIKRQEAGQQNNYEENVAKTNREIIQDNVFTLFNFLNLVIAICLALVGAFSNLFFMVIIIVNCVIGIIQEIRARNLVEKLSIVNEDKVIVIRDGQEIPVLSADIVLDDIVKLNAGEQVPSDMVICQGVVEANESLLTGESDLIKKVVDSELLSGSFISSGQCYAKVIHVGQDNYATKIANAAKVHKPITSELVSSIRKVSKFTSFIIVPIGLILFCEALFLRDSDVKSSVVTSAGALLGMLPKGLVLLISIALATAVAKLAKKRVLVQNMYSVETLAHVDVICLDKTGTITEGKMRVQDVTMLHDMETDQFQAMMGSYMTQSTDNNITMRAIRDYFPTNTAYTSLNTVPFSSDRKWGAMFFDNLGTVAMGAPERLFGDKEIPKEVIDAQKEGYRVLMVGISESAALTEEQLPDLQPLAILTIDDPIRENANETLAYLRDEGVDIKVISGDNPVTVSNVARRAGLENYELFIDLSKVTSDDEVRKLVNEYKVFGRVSPQQKKILVEELKRQGHVVAMTGDGVNDMLALKEADCSIAMAEGDSATRQLANIVLLNSDFTTLPDVLFEGRRVVNNVTKVASIFFIKTIYSLILSVICMLSAIAFPFIPIQITLLDLAIEGYPAFFLQFENDKRKITTKFLPTALRRALPNALLVIMNIVVIMLLGQANSWSQVTTTTLMYYMLIAVSCMAVVKACLPFNPLRLFLATTTIIGTYVAAMLFKGLLEISLLPISLLPLFIGLVIVSLVLKIILDKLLIKKEYRQK; encoded by the coding sequence ATGAAGAGAATGTCGCCAAAACGAATCGGGAAATTATCCAAGATAACGTCTTTACCTTGTTTAATTTTCTCAATTTAGTGATTGCCATTTGTTTGGCTTTAGTTGGTGCCTTCAGTAATTTATTTTTCATGGTCATTATTATTGTCAATTGTGTGATTGGTATTATTCAAGAAATACGTGCGCGTAATTTGGTTGAAAAATTATCAATTGTCAATGAGGACAAAGTGATTGTGATTCGAGATGGGCAAGAAATTCCTGTTTTATCAGCAGATATTGTATTAGATGATATCGTCAAGCTTAATGCTGGTGAACAAGTGCCATCAGACATGGTGATTTGTCAAGGTGTTGTTGAAGCAAATGAGTCGCTTTTAACTGGCGAATCTGACTTAATTAAAAAAGTAGTTGATAGTGAATTGCTATCAGGTAGTTTTATTTCAAGTGGTCAATGTTATGCAAAGGTTATTCACGTTGGTCAAGATAATTATGCTACTAAAATTGCCAATGCAGCCAAAGTACATAAACCAATTACGTCTGAATTAGTCTCATCCATTCGTAAAGTCTCTAAATTTACAAGTTTTATTATTGTTCCAATTGGATTGATTTTATTTTGCGAGGCACTATTTTTGAGAGATTCAGATGTGAAGTCATCAGTAGTTACCTCTGCCGGCGCGTTACTAGGTATGTTACCGAAAGGATTGGTTTTACTCATTAGTATTGCTTTAGCAACTGCTGTGGCTAAATTAGCTAAAAAACGTGTGCTTGTTCAAAATATGTATTCAGTCGAGACGCTAGCTCATGTTGATGTTATTTGTCTTGATAAGACTGGGACAATTACAGAAGGTAAAATGCGTGTTCAAGATGTGACTATGTTACATGACATGGAAACGGATCAATTTCAAGCGATGATGGGTAGTTATATGACGCAATCCACAGATAATAATATTACGATGCGCGCGATTCGTGATTATTTCCCGACCAATACTGCTTATACTAGTCTGAATACTGTTCCTTTTTCTTCCGATAGAAAATGGGGAGCGATGTTTTTTGATAATCTAGGTACAGTTGCGATGGGTGCTCCTGAGCGTTTGTTTGGTGATAAAGAAATACCAAAAGAAGTCATTGATGCTCAAAAAGAAGGCTATCGAGTATTAATGGTAGGAATCAGCGAGTCAGCCGCATTAACTGAAGAACAACTACCTGATTTACAACCATTAGCTATTTTAACGATTGATGATCCGATTCGTGAAAATGCTAATGAAACTTTAGCTTATCTTCGTGATGAAGGCGTTGATATCAAAGTGATTTCTGGGGACAATCCAGTTACTGTGTCAAATGTGGCACGTCGGGCTGGCTTAGAAAATTATGAATTGTTTATTGATTTATCGAAGGTCACATCAGATGATGAGGTGCGAAAATTAGTCAATGAGTATAAGGTGTTTGGTCGTGTTTCGCCACAACAAAAGAAAATTTTAGTTGAAGAACTAAAAAGGCAAGGCCATGTTGTGGCGATGACTGGTGACGGTGTGAATGATATGCTCGCTTTAAAAGAAGCTGATTGCAGTATTGCAATGGCTGAAGGTGATAGTGCAACAAGACAACTCGCCAATATTGTGTTACTAAATTCTGATTTTACTACATTACCCGATGTCTTGTTTGAAGGGCGTCGTGTCGTCAATAACGTGACTAAGGTAGCAAGTATCTTCTTCATTAAGACAATCTATTCACTTATTTTGTCTGTCATTTGTATGCTAAGCGCTATTGCTTTTCCGTTTATTCCAATTCAAATTACATTACTTGATTTGGCAATTGAAGGATACCCAGCTTTCTTCTTACAATTTGAAAATGACAAACGAAAGATTACAACAAAATTTTTACCAACAGCGTTACGTCGCGCATTACCGAATGCTTTGTTAGTGATTATGAATATCGTGGTAATAATGCTATTAGGTCAAGCCAACTCGTGGTCACAAGTTACAACAACTACGTTAATGTACTACATGTTAATTGCGGTTAGTTGTATGGCAGTAGTTAAAGCATGTTTACCATTCAATCCTTTGCGTCTTTTCTTAGCTACAACAACGATTATTGGTACTTATGTGGCAGCAATGCTCTTTAAGGGTTTGTTAGAAATTAGTTTACTACCAATCTCACTTTTACCATTATTTATTGGTTTAGTGATTGTTTCACTAGTTCTAAAAATAATCTTAGACAAACTATTAATAAAAAAAGAATACCGTCAAAAGTAG